The following is a genomic window from Panthera uncia isolate 11264 chromosome B4, Puncia_PCG_1.0, whole genome shotgun sequence.
TTAATTGCTTTCACAGGGAAAGAATTACTCGTCCCACTGACGAGTTCTGTATCCTTTCGACAGAAACTGCTACCctgctgtctctttttctctctcacctgTCTCTctcgaggaaaaaaaaaaaaaaaaaggtgggattAGTTTTGATTACTGCAGAGTGTCCCCATGATTCTGAGAACACTCTTATTGTACACACTTTATACCTCTCCTAGCCTGGGGCCAATATCCAGCTAATGCTTTGTGAGCACAAAGGCATATATAGAATTGAAGTGTGATTATTTCCCTTTGCTGTTTGAGAATATCCTCTAATATGAAGACAAAACAGGTGTGTTTACACTTTTACTAATAACTTAGAAGACATAAACGATAGAAAGATAGGATATAGAAACAAGGGGGTCGGCTCTGTGTGTGAATCCTCAATTTTGGTTTAACAGTGGTTATTTCCAAACTGTTGTTACTAAGAAATCTGGATTGTTTTACTTGAATGAGTGAGTTGTGACAGTAGGGCACCTGGAAGCTGAGAACTGACAggctgaaaagaaaacaacagaagtaGTGTCATAGGGATTGGCCACTTAGCATTAAGTCCGTCGGGAATTAGCTAGTGATTTTGTGATTGGGGCTGTTGAGGGAAAGTggtctggctattttttttttaatgttttattttttttatttttgagagagagagagagtctgagcaggggaggggcagagagagagaaggaaacagaatccgaagcaggctccaggtttgagctgtcagcacagagtctgacgcaggggctcgaacccatgaactgtgagatcaaaacctgagtggaagttggacctttaactgactgaaccacccaggtgccctgaggctgGCTTTTCACTTTTACTACTCCACAGCAGTAGGAAAACACTGTATGTAGTCCTTCTAGAGGGGCTAGTGGGAAGAATTATAAGAACTGCTTGGAGAatgggagggccagagagtgTTTCCAGCATATGTCCTTTCTCCATAAGGCACCgagttctctgtccctccccatctggAGTGTATAGGTATAGTTCTAAGGCCTCCAGATCCTTCAGTCCTTGTGCCTTGTAGCTTTTTAGAAAAGGCCAAGCAGGTTAGCTGACAGGGAATCATGACTCCTGCTGGGCTAGTTTTCCCTTAATCCTTACTTCTCAGATGTATGTCCCGGGGAAGCTACATGATGTGGAACATGTCCTCATCGATGTGGGAACAGGCTACTATGTAGAAAAGGTGAGTGGAAGTAACCACGTGGATGCCTCTCTGAGCAGGGAAAGGAAGTTTAGGGGACGAGCTAGAGTGCAGCATGGGGTCTTTTCTTAGCCCTTCATTCACCTCTGGCCTTGCAGACAGCTGAGGATGCCAAGGACTTTTTCAAGAGGAAGATAGACTTCCTCACCAAGCAAATGGAGAAAATCCAGCCAGCTCTGCAGGAGAAGCATGCCATGAAACAGGGTAAGGTTGGCCTGGAGCATCTCTTCACTCTTTCTACCTCCATGATAAAGAACGTGGATTCCAGTGTGAACTGGGGACATCCCCTTTGCTAGACTAAAGCCATGTCTTTCTGTTTGATGTCTAGATGTGTTATTGTCTAGATTCTGTGCATTAAAGATTCACTATTTGTGGATTCCTGGGTTGGGTGCTTGAGAATTTTAGAAGAAGGAAATTATATCTTTGTTCTTGAAGAGTTCCTATCTAATGGGATGGAATGGGGGAAATGATATGTGTAAATGAACACACAGGAAAGAAATACAGCCCTAACTAAGGACTAGCCGTTGCAACCCTGgttacacattagaatcacccaggAAGTTTAAAAAGGAAGCCCAAGTCTGATCCAAACCAGTTAAATCAACTGGAGGGTGGGGGAGTTCTGGGGGTCAGTGTTtgtttaaaagctccccaggtaattcCGTTACACAGAATTGAGAAGCACTGTTCTAAAGGCAAAACTCTCGTCCACAGTATAATTTTCTGGTTATGTTTCAATCATTTAGGactgtattttgttcatttttatgtccCAGTGGTTATCATATTTAGACACATTGTAGACTCTAAATTTGTGTGTGTCCCCAAGTGAATCACTGTGTTAAAAGTTTTATTAACTGTACTTGATTGTCCACctgtccttaatttttttctcacttcctgAACTCTGGGTTCTCCCCTCTAGCTCCAGACCAGGGTCTGAACGCTTCTTTTTTTCCACAGCTGTCATGGAGATGATGAGCCAGAAGATTCAGCAGCTCACAGCCCTGGGGGCAACTCAGGCTACTGCCAAGGCCTGAGAGCTTGTATCAGAAATGGGACAGAGGGACCCTGCTTCAAGGAGCCTGGGACTTTGTGGGCGTGGCTTCCTGGGGTCAAGGAAGGGAAGGGTCTTATTCATGCTAATAAATGTGCCAGCTGGGCAGAATGTTGGTCTTTTCTTGCATTAAGCAAAGGACTGGTGGTGAGACCGGAGGGCGGTGGTCGAGACGCTGTGCCCCTCCCTAGAGCCTGCTCTGTAGGGATGGGGCGGTGCTTATCTCGGAGGCTCCACCCTGAGCCTCTCGGGGAGTTGGGGAGAAGTGCCGAGCGGACCTGGTCTTTGCGGATGGTTGCCATGGGAACCGTCCAGCGGAAATGGAACTGAGCGGGCTCTTCCTCTTCCGGGTCGGCGACCAGCCTCCCCACGGGGGGAGGCTGCATGGGCCACCGCTCCCTGCGTGGTCTTCTTCCTCTGCTGCTGCTACGGCCGCCACCCTCCCGGGCCGGGCCCCGAACGCTCAGCCTGGAGTCCGTCCCGCCGTCCAAGCGACCCCGCGGCAGCCGCATGGCACCGCCCCGGATCGGGACGCACAACGGCACTTTCCACTGCGATGAGGCCCTGGCGTGCGCCTTGCTGCGCCTCCTGCCCGAGTACCGGGTACGGTGGGCCGAACGTGCCTCCGGGGCGGGCCGCGCCCGTGCGCCCCTCCTCCCTCGCGACCCCGGCCGCCCCCTCACCTCCTGTGTCCCCTGCAGGACGCAGAGATCGTGCGGACCCGGGACCCCGAAAAACTGGCCGCCTGTGACATCGTGGTAGACGTGGGTGGCGAGTACGACCCGCAGAGACACCGATATGACCATCACCAGAGGTGAGCTCCCAGATACCATTTCTTGAACTCCTTTGACTTCGGCTCTCCTCCGCTCCGAGGCAGCCGTCCGTCGCGGTGGTCTGGCCCGCGTCAGCGAAGGGGACCGCCTCATCCTTGAAAGCCAACCCCCGAGTCCCGCGGGACGGCAGCCCGCCAGCCCTCCGCCCTCTCTGCACCCGTCCATCCTGCTTCGGGCCTCCCTTGGCTCCCGGGCCGGCCTCTGGCCCCTCGCGACCGGCTGCCTTCCTCCGCTCAGCCAGGCTTTCCTCCCACTGGCGCCGTCCTCGCCCCCGTCAGCACCCCAGCCCAGGGTCGTCCTTTCACGTGTCCGTGCCGCTTCAGACAGCTGGGCCCACGCGGTGGCGGTGGTTGGTGGCCGCTCAGACGTGTGTGGTCTTCCGCTTCGTTTATACTCTTCCACTGGGTAGTCTTTCTTTTCCGAGGCCAGCCCATCGTCCGCAGGACCGTCCCAGCCCTTTTCCCCTCTCaaggccctgcctcctccagctccccCGGGAAAAGCTTTCCCACTTTTCCAAGGAAATTGAGCCTCTGCGGGCACACCCTCAGATTCCCACTCCCAGGCATCCTCAGCTCCCTCCGTCCTGTTCAGGAAACTCATTCCCTTCTCTTCACCCCTTTCTAGATGTTATTACTTTTAACTCTGGGGGCTCACACCGCCATTCTCCAGAACCCCAGCCCTTCTGCTGCTTtttgcccacccctcccctctcccgcCTGGAAATCAAAGGAGTAACCgaaaaacaaaaccctccttCATATACACCACACTGTTGAAAGTGGTGATCTCCGAGAGATTATgaggatgttttattttaattctaagtaTTTCTCTCCCTCGCTTCCTTCCCAAGTGTACATATTACATTCATAAATGATGTGGTGTGGGAACCCTCTATTTATAGCCtcatctcctcccctcccttcaaaCCTGTCTTCAAAAGAAGAGCGGACCCTGGCTCCACCTCCCTTCCAgttcattccattcattcatttagctgGTCCTCTCCCAATCTCTCCACTGGCAGTACTCATGGAAAGGGCACCGGTGACCTCACCACCAAACTCAGGTTGCTGGCTGAAGGTCTCACTTCAGTTGACCTCTTTGGGACATTTGACAGTTTtgactaatttccttttttcttatgattttatgtactttttaaaaaattatgcagcATTTGATACATAAAAGAATGTACGTTTTCGGAATATAAAACCTGTAATGAACACCTAAGAACCAATCTCCCAACCTAAGAACTAGAACATTACCATTACCTTTGCATCTGTGCCAAGTACTTCTTCCCTGTCCCATCCCCCCGTGTCCCCAGAAGTAAGCAGTATCCTTAATTTTGTGTCCATCATGCCCTTTATCTGCCGTGTGGTTCAGCACATGTCTGTTTTCCATCAACAatttagttttgcttctttttgaacTTTTATCTGAGGGAGTTACTATGTTAGTCTTTATACCTTAtggacattttataaatatttttgtactaataataacactaaaacaaaaaatgagcTCCCTAGGGGATTATGATAGACTGGTAGTTAGAAATTACAGCTGTGGTTGGTTTCTGTTTCCCTGAGAACTGCCGTACCTTTTCCCTATTCTCTGTGCCACTGAGAATTCAAATTTCTGCCTTCCTCACTCACCTACACCGCTGCAGGTAatcttgcattttttatttatttatttatttattttttgtatgccAGCCAGCACAGTGCTCTAACAGGCACTTATCCACTAAAGTCTCTCAGTGGCTCCCCACTACGTATACATCAAGTCCAAGCTCCAAAATACAGCGGACAGGGCCTCCCATGATTTGGCCCCTGCTGACccttccagctttattttttgcCACTTCTCGCATCCAAGCTTGCCTTTCTTGCAGTCCATGAAAAGATCTCTTAGCCATCGTACATGTTGTTCCATCTGCCTGGAACGCCTTTTCTTCTTCACTCTTTGGCTGGCGACACCTACTGATTCATCTTTTGGCCTGAACGcactccctcccccttccctccttatCTTTGTTTATAACCTAGCTAGAGCATTCACTTGGTCGTTTGTGTGCttgtctacctttttttttttttttaattttttttaacgtttatttatttttgagacagagagggacagagcatgaacgagggagggtcagaaagagggagacacagaatctgaaacaggctccaggctctgagctgtcagcacagagcccgacgcgggcttcgaactcacggtctgcgagatcatgacctgagccgaagtcggccacttaactgactgagccacccaggcgccccgcttgtCTACCTTTAATAGATGAACTTGAAGGCAGGGACATTgtcttaggtctttttttttttttttttttgtaatccctAACATCTAAAACACAaagcctggcatgtagtaagcattcaataaaccATTGTTGAATGCGTGTATGAATGGGGACTCCAAGCTGACGTCCATGTTGAACCCCAAGGAAAAGCTGAAGCCTTCACAGCTGGGCTTCCTCCTCCCAACTCCTGACTATTCTCCAGCGTCCTCACCCActcgtgtgtgcacatgcacacgcacactgTGGGTTTCCTGGGGCAGCTCTGCCTCAGCCCCACCTCCCTGTGCTCCTCAGATCTTTCACAGAGACCATGAGCTCCCTGTCTCCTGGGAAGCCGTGGCAGACCAAGCTGAGCAGTGCGGGACTCATCTATCTGCACTTCGGGCACAAGCTGCTGGCCCAGTTGCTGGGCACTAACGAAGAGGACAGCATGGTGGGCACCATCTATGACAAGGTGGGGACCCGAGGACAGAGATGACCCGTATATGCATCTCCACCAGCTGGGAGTGGGCCTCACGCAGGACTGGGCCTCAGGTCAGGATTCCTGGCCCAGAGCTAGCCGAGCACCCTCTCCCTCAAGCTCATCTTCTCACAAGGAGATGGTCAGTCTCTCTCATCTCTGTCCTGGGGCGGTTGTGAGAAGTGGATGAGGTGGTGTTTGGAGAAGGGCTTTGAAAACCGTAAAGCAGCATTTCCTGGTCCTTTTCTTGACCTGACATGCGTTAACAACTTGGTAATAGAGGTGGCTGCTTACGTTTGGAAGCATTAAGGCTTAGAGGTTCTGGCTGCCCTGAAGGGGGGTCGGGGGCAGATCTCGGATGCACGGATTGGGAAGCTCAGCTGGGAAGGGTTTGATTACGAAAACATCTGCAGGTTCCATCAGCACCCCCTGCAAGCGGCTCAACACGTTCCTGccgtggggaggggatggggccaCTCACCCTGGCACACGTGTCACATCAAACAGGGATTCTGAGGACACCTACTTGACCCCACTCCTATGAAGCTCACAAGTCAAacttcaggagtgcctgggtggctcagtcgggtgggcggcagactcttgattttggctcaggtcatgatctcaatggttcatgagattgaacgccgagtcgagttctgtgctgagcttggagcctgcctgggattctcttcctctctgcccgtcccctactcgtgcatgtgcacactctctctctcaaaataagtacatttaaaaacataagtcAAACTTCAGATTTAGTCAGCTCTGGTCGTTGCAGAGGCCGTTGAGTTCATTTCTGTCTCCGCTTGCCTGTCATCTGCCCCTGTGACACAGGAGGAGTATGATCCAAAGAAgtgaagaaatataaatggttGAACTGGAGTTTTTGGAATACTAAGGTTTTTAGACTGCTGGAGTCCGTTTTCCCTTTTGCTGAGGGGTTTCTAAGCAATTAAAGGAGGTTGTACCAAGTTTTAACTGAGCATCATGTTGGGGTCCAGACCAAGAGGTGCTGGGCACAGAGGAGTTTATCGGCTCTCCCCAAGAACAGCACTTTTCTGCAAACCGCAGACATAGTGATATTGTAGGCCTGTGTGTCGGGCAGTTTTGCTTTAAACATTAATATCGCATATCATTTCTACCCCCCAGGCTCTCGAGGCCCTGCCCTGCCATTTCTGCAGGCTCAAGAGGTACAGCACATGGCATATTCTGGGCTTCCCTGGGACCACATCCCAGCTTGTGTCTCCTCCAGCCGTCTCTCTACCTGACTCGTATTTGGCCAGACCCCTCTGTACCTCATTCACCAGGTCACTGAAGAGCCCATTCGGCCTCCCTGGAGACTCACCCACTCTCAGCCAGAGATCCATCCACTTCCACAGAGCCCCTCATGGAACTTGTTCTGAAgtcagcagcccccaccccacacacactggCCTTGACTCAGGCTCCACACAGTAGTGGAGGGAGTGCTGGATTGGAAGTCAGGTGATCAGAATTCCGGCCCCAGCACTGTTAGCTTGACCTTAAGCCGCTGAACTCCCCAGTTCCCCCTTTCCTCGTCCAATGAATGCCGAGAGGCTTCACGGGACTGTCGTGAAGATTCAatgaaagagtgtgtgtgtgcatactttGAAACCTAGACAACTGTATGTGAGTG
Proteins encoded in this region:
- the PFDN5 gene encoding prefoldin subunit 5, whose product is MAQSVNITELNLPQLEMLKNQLDQEVEFLSTSIAQLKVVQTKYVEAKDCLNVLNKNNEGKELLVPLTSSMYVPGKLHDVEHVLIDVGTGYYVEKTAEDAKDFFKRKIDFLTKQMEKIQPALQEKHAMKQAVMEMMSQKIQQLTALGATQATAKA